One Pseudomonas sp. HOU2 genomic window carries:
- a CDS encoding phasin family protein, with product MAGKKNTDKEGSSWIGKVEDYSRKIWLAGLGVYSKIDTDGSKLFDTLVKDGEKAEKLTKSAVGKKVDAAKDSASSAKSRISGVKDRALGKWDELEGAFDKRLNSAISRLGVPSRNEVKALHSKVETLTRQIEKLTGEKARPVAAKTAAAKPAAKTAAAKPAAKTAAKPLVKAAAKPVAKAKTAVKSVAKTAAAKPAAKAAAKPVAAAKAAAKPAAKTAAKPAAKPAAKTAAAKPAAKPAAKPAAAKKPAVKKPAAPKAAAPKPAAPAAAKPATPATPASASNSAAAPTPVATPTAASTPSTPTSQS from the coding sequence ATGGCTGGTAAAAAGAACACCGATAAAGAAGGCAGCTCGTGGATTGGGAAAGTCGAAGACTACTCCCGCAAAATCTGGCTGGCTGGTTTAGGCGTGTACTCGAAGATCGACACTGACGGCAGCAAGCTCTTCGATACATTGGTCAAAGACGGCGAGAAAGCCGAGAAGCTCACCAAGTCTGCAGTCGGCAAAAAAGTCGATGCCGCCAAGGACTCCGCTTCTTCGGCCAAGTCGCGCATCAGCGGCGTGAAAGATCGCGCACTGGGCAAGTGGGACGAGCTTGAAGGCGCTTTCGACAAGCGCCTGAACAGCGCGATTTCGCGCCTGGGTGTGCCTAGCCGCAACGAAGTCAAAGCGCTGCACAGCAAGGTCGAAACCCTGACCAGGCAGATCGAGAAACTCACTGGCGAGAAGGCGCGTCCGGTAGCGGCGAAAACCGCTGCGGCCAAACCAGCCGCTAAAACTGCAGCGGCAAAACCGGCAGCCAAAACTGCTGCCAAGCCATTGGTCAAAGCGGCTGCCAAACCGGTGGCGAAGGCTAAAACAGCCGTTAAATCCGTAGCGAAAACGGCTGCCGCCAAACCTGCTGCGAAAGCAGCGGCCAAGCCGGTTGCAGCCGCCAAGGCCGCTGCGAAGCCTGCCGCTAAAACCGCGGCGAAGCCAGCAGCCAAGCCAGCAGCGAAAACCGCTGCCGCCAAACCGGCTGCCAAGCCAGCGGCCAAACCGGCTGCGGCGAAAAAGCCGGCAGTGAAAAAACCGGCCGCGCCGAAAGCCGCTGCGCCGAAGCCAGCTGCACCCGCAGCAGCCAAGCCTGCTACCCCGGCAACCCCGGCCAGCGCGTCGAACTCCGCCGCTGCACCGACTCCGGTAGCCACCCCGACTGCTGCATCGACCCCGTCGACGCCAACCAGTCAGTCCTGA
- the hisI gene encoding phosphoribosyl-AMP cyclohydrolase, producing MKNWLDEIKWDADGLVPAIAQDHKTGRVLMMAWMNREALELTAAENRAIYWSRSRGKLWRKGEESGHVQTLHEMRLDCDADVIILMVEQIGDIACHTGRQSCFYRVFENGDWKTVDPVLKDPHAIYSAGQ from the coding sequence ATGAAAAACTGGCTGGACGAGATCAAGTGGGACGCCGATGGCCTGGTGCCGGCGATTGCCCAGGATCACAAGACCGGACGCGTGCTGATGATGGCCTGGATGAACCGCGAAGCGCTGGAACTGACCGCTGCGGAAAACCGTGCAATCTACTGGTCACGTTCCCGTGGCAAGCTGTGGCGCAAGGGCGAAGAGTCCGGCCATGTACAGACCCTGCATGAAATGCGCCTGGACTGTGACGCCGACGTGATCATCCTGATGGTCGAACAGATCGGCGACATCGCTTGCCATACCGGCCGTCAAAGCTGCTTTTACCGCGTCTTCGAAAACGGCGACTGGAAAACGGTCGACCCGGTTCTGAAAGACCCGCACGCTATCTATTCCGCAGGACAATAG
- a CDS encoding phasin family protein has product MAKVILKKKIDASTSALSDVKSYARKIWLAGLGAYTKVGQEGSDYFQELIKAGQTVEKKGKKAVTEKLEAANAEIDEAKDEVSSFKGRVEVQLDKVEKAFDSRVASALNRIGIPSKHDVETLSAKLDELTALLERVARKS; this is encoded by the coding sequence ATGGCCAAAGTCATTCTGAAGAAAAAAATCGACGCTTCGACTTCTGCTCTGAGCGACGTCAAATCCTATGCCCGCAAGATCTGGCTGGCAGGCCTGGGTGCCTACACCAAGGTCGGCCAGGAAGGTAGCGACTACTTTCAAGAGTTGATCAAGGCTGGTCAAACTGTTGAAAAGAAAGGCAAAAAAGCCGTCACCGAAAAACTCGAAGCCGCCAACGCCGAGATCGACGAAGCCAAGGATGAAGTCAGCTCGTTCAAAGGTCGCGTCGAAGTTCAGCTCGACAAGGTCGAGAAGGCGTTCGACTCCCGTGTAGCAAGCGCCTTGAATCGTATCGGCATTCCGTCTAAACATGACGTTGAGACACTCTCTGCTAAGCTCGATGAGCTGACGGCATTGCTCGAACGCGTCGCGCGTAAATCTTAA
- a CDS encoding polyhydroxyalkanoic acid system family protein: MAKISVERAHSLGKEAAREKADKLAQKLSDQYGLEPQWSGDTLNLKRSGVKGAVHVADDSIRVDVELGIMMSAMSGMIKAEIEKALDKALV, encoded by the coding sequence ATGGCCAAAATCAGTGTTGAGCGTGCCCATAGCCTGGGCAAGGAAGCCGCCCGCGAGAAGGCCGACAAGCTGGCGCAGAAACTCTCCGATCAATATGGCCTGGAGCCGCAGTGGTCGGGTGACACCCTGAACCTCAAACGCTCGGGCGTGAAAGGCGCGGTGCATGTGGCTGACGATTCGATTCGCGTCGACGTGGAACTGGGCATCATGATGTCGGCCATGAGCGGCATGATCAAAGCCGAGATCGAGAAGGCGCTGGACAAAGCGCTGGTCTGA
- a CDS encoding SCP2 domain-containing protein: MLLTGLLASVELGLNRVLRLDSTALPRLAHLTGKVIAVDCRSPALHLFILPSDEGLMLASHWETGVDCTLRAPASSLVKLAVSKDKTAVLHAPEVELDGDSGVLLELAGVLQDLELDWEYELSRWLGPVATQLVGGHLRSRARWYQQGFASLNQNLAEYLAEESRTLVGQREAEARFSELDRIKVDLERLEARFERLSRSLDPSDNA, from the coding sequence ATGTTGCTCACCGGGCTGCTCGCCAGCGTCGAACTCGGCCTCAACCGGGTGCTGCGTCTCGACAGCACGGCGCTGCCGCGGCTGGCGCATCTGACCGGCAAGGTGATTGCCGTCGATTGCCGCAGCCCGGCGCTGCACCTGTTCATCCTGCCCAGCGATGAAGGCCTGATGCTCGCCTCGCACTGGGAAACCGGCGTCGACTGCACCCTGCGCGCCCCGGCGTCGAGCCTGGTGAAACTGGCCGTGAGCAAAGACAAGACCGCGGTGCTGCACGCCCCGGAAGTCGAGCTCGACGGTGACAGCGGCGTGTTGCTGGAGCTGGCCGGCGTGCTGCAGGACCTCGAGCTGGACTGGGAGTACGAACTCTCACGCTGGCTCGGCCCGGTCGCCACGCAATTGGTCGGCGGTCATCTGCGCAGCCGCGCACGCTGGTATCAACAAGGATTTGCCAGCCTCAACCAGAACCTCGCCGAATACCTCGCCGAAGAATCACGCACCCTCGTCGGTCAGCGCGAAGCCGAAGCGCGGTTCAGCGAACTGGACCGGATCAAAGTTGATCTGGAACGTCTCGAGGCGCGTTTCGAGCGCCTTTCCCGATCCCTCGACCCAAGCGATAACGCATGA
- the phaC gene encoding class II poly(R)-hydroxyalkanoic acid synthase: MSNKNNDDLKYQASENTLGLNPVVGLRGKDLLASARMVLTQAIKQPIHSVKHVTHFGLELKNVLFGKSELQPASDDRRFVDPAWSQNPLYKRYLQTYLAWRKELHSWIDDSSLSPKDIARGHFVINLMTEAMAPTNTAANPAAVKRFFETGGKSLLDGLSHLAKDLVHNGGMPSQVNMGAFEVGKSLGVTEGAVVFRNDVLELIQYKPITEQVHERPLLVVPPQINKFYVFDLSPDKSLARFCLRNNVQTFIVSWRNPTKAQREWGLSTYIDALKEAVDVVTAITGSKDVNMLGACSGGITCTALLGHYAALGQNKVNALTLLVSVLDTTLDSDVALFVDEQTLETAKRHSYQAGVLEGKDMAKVFAWMRPNDLIWNYWVNNYLLGNEPPVFDILFWNNDTTRLPAAFHGDLIEMFKNNPLIRPNALEVCGTPIDLKQVTADIFSLAGTNDHITPWKSCYKSAQLFGGKVEFVLSSSGHIQSILNPPGNPKSRYMTSEGMAANADEWQENSTKHTDSWWLYWQAWQAERSGNLKKAPLKLGNKAYPAGEASPGTYVHER, encoded by the coding sequence ATGAGTAACAAGAATAACGATGACCTGAAGTACCAAGCCTCGGAAAACACCCTGGGGCTTAATCCCGTCGTTGGGCTGCGCGGAAAGGATCTGCTGGCCTCTGCTCGAATGGTGCTGACCCAGGCCATCAAACAACCGATCCATAGCGTCAAGCACGTGACCCATTTCGGTCTTGAACTGAAGAACGTGCTGTTCGGCAAATCCGAACTGCAACCGGCCAGCGATGATCGTCGCTTCGTTGATCCGGCGTGGAGTCAGAACCCGCTCTACAAACGTTATCTGCAAACTTACCTGGCGTGGCGCAAGGAGCTCCATTCCTGGATCGACGACAGCAGCCTGTCACCCAAGGACATCGCGCGCGGCCACTTCGTGATCAACCTGATGACCGAAGCCATGGCCCCGACCAATACCGCCGCCAACCCGGCAGCGGTCAAACGCTTCTTCGAGACCGGCGGCAAAAGCCTGCTCGACGGCCTCTCGCATCTGGCCAAGGATCTGGTGCACAACGGCGGCATGCCGAGCCAGGTCAACATGGGCGCGTTCGAGGTCGGCAAGAGCCTCGGCGTGACCGAAGGCGCGGTGGTGTTTCGCAACGACGTGCTGGAACTGATCCAGTACAAGCCGATCACCGAGCAGGTGCACGAGCGTCCACTGCTCGTGGTGCCGCCACAGATCAATAAGTTCTATGTGTTCGACCTGAGCCCGGACAAGAGTCTGGCGCGCTTCTGCCTGCGCAATAACGTGCAGACTTTCATCGTCAGCTGGCGCAACCCGACCAAGGCCCAGCGCGAGTGGGGCCTGTCGACCTACATCGATGCACTGAAAGAAGCAGTCGACGTGGTCACCGCGATCACCGGCAGCAAAGACGTGAACATGCTCGGTGCCTGCTCCGGCGGCATCACCTGTACCGCCCTGCTCGGCCACTACGCCGCCCTCGGCCAGAACAAGGTCAACGCGCTGACCCTGCTGGTCAGCGTGCTCGACACCACCCTGGACAGCGACGTCGCCCTGTTTGTCGACGAGCAGACCCTGGAGACCGCCAAGCGCCACTCGTACCAGGCCGGCGTGCTCGAAGGCAAAGACATGGCCAAGGTCTTCGCGTGGATGCGCCCCAACGATCTGATCTGGAACTACTGGGTCAACAACTACCTGCTCGGCAACGAGCCGCCGGTGTTCGACATCCTGTTCTGGAACAACGACACCACCCGGCTGCCGGCGGCGTTCCACGGCGACCTGATCGAGATGTTCAAAAACAACCCACTGATTCGCCCCAATGCACTGGAAGTGTGCGGCACGCCGATCGACCTCAAGCAGGTTACCGCCGACATCTTCTCGCTGGCCGGCACCAACGACCACATCACCCCGTGGAAGTCCTGCTACAAGTCGGCGCAGCTGTTTGGCGGCAAGGTCGAGTTCGTGCTGTCGAGCAGCGGGCACATCCAGAGCATCCTGAATCCGCCGGGCAACCCGAAATCGCGCTACATGACCAGCGAAGGCATGGCCGCCAATGCCGACGAGTGGCAAGAGAACTCGACCAAGCACACCGATTCCTGGTGGCTGTACTGGCAGGCGTGGCAGGCCGAGCGCTCGGGCAATCTGAAAAAGGCACCACTGAAACTGGGCAACAAGGCGTATCCGGCAGGCGAGGCCTCGCCGGGTACTTACGTACATGAGCGGTAA
- a CDS encoding TetR/AcrR family transcriptional regulator yields MKTRDRILECALQLFNEKGEPNVSTMEVANEMGISPGNLYYHFHGKEPLILGLFERFQNELAPLLDPPSDVELAPEDYWLFLHLIVERLAQYRFLFQDLSNLAGRLPKLAKGIRNLLNALKRTLASLLARLKAAGQLVSDTQALGQLVEQITMTLLFSLDYQRILDREGEVKLVVYQIMMLVAPHLLPPVKVATERMALQYLEDHE; encoded by the coding sequence ATGAAAACCCGCGACCGGATTCTCGAATGTGCCCTGCAACTGTTCAACGAAAAGGGTGAGCCCAACGTCTCCACCATGGAGGTTGCCAACGAAATGGGGATCAGCCCCGGCAACCTCTACTACCACTTTCACGGCAAGGAGCCGTTGATTCTCGGCCTGTTCGAACGCTTTCAGAATGAACTGGCGCCACTGCTCGACCCGCCGTCGGATGTCGAGCTGGCGCCGGAGGATTACTGGCTGTTCCTGCACCTGATCGTCGAGCGCCTGGCGCAGTACCGCTTTCTGTTCCAGGACCTGTCGAACCTCGCCGGGCGCCTGCCGAAACTGGCCAAGGGCATTCGCAACCTGCTCAATGCGCTCAAGCGTACGCTGGCGTCATTGCTGGCGCGGTTGAAGGCGGCAGGGCAGTTGGTCAGTGATACCCAGGCGTTGGGGCAACTGGTGGAGCAGATCACCATGACCCTGCTGTTTTCGCTGGACTATCAACGGATTCTCGATCGCGAGGGCGAGGTCAAACTGGTGGTGTACCAGATCATGATGCTGGTGGCGCCGCATCTGCTGCCCCCGGTGAAAGTGGCGACGGAGCGGATGGCCCTGCAATACCTCGAAGATCACGAATGA
- the ubiB gene encoding ubiquinone biosynthesis regulatory protein kinase UbiB: MKLLAVRRLLRIQRVVIRYRLDDLLFDLPLPWFLLALRYVLPWRWLPRKPLELSRGARLRLALQDLGPIFIKFGQILSTRRDLLPEDIADELMLLQDRVPPFDSQLSIKLIEEQLGKKISEVFSRFDVEPLASASVAQVHAAQLKTGEEVVVKVIRPGLKPVIAQDLAWLFILARAAEKVSADARLLHPVDVVQDYEKTIYDELDLLREAANASQLKRNFEGSPLLYVPQVYWDWCRPKVLVMERIYGIQVTDLATLADQRTDMKMLAERGVEIFFTQVFRDSFFHADMHPGNIFVSTVNPWSPQYIAIDCGIVGSLTPEDQDYLARNLFAFFKRDYRRVAQLHIDSGWVPAETKLNEFEAAIRTVCEPIFEKPLKDISFGQVLMRLFQTARRFNMEVQPQLVLLQKTLLNIEGLGRQLYPDLDLWNTAQPFLERWMRERVSPKALIGNVQSQFEQLPHLANMARDLLERMSQPHAYDPPPPWHKRKDDWFLRLLGCAHLAGGTILAAGGPLHELGHWPAGIMVAVGLYLVVRR, encoded by the coding sequence ATGAAGCTGCTTGCCGTCCGCCGTCTGTTGCGCATCCAGCGCGTCGTGATCCGCTACCGCCTCGATGACCTGCTGTTCGATCTGCCGCTGCCCTGGTTTCTCCTGGCGCTGCGCTACGTGCTGCCGTGGCGCTGGTTGCCGCGCAAGCCGCTGGAGCTGAGTCGTGGTGCGCGCCTGCGTCTGGCGCTGCAGGATCTGGGGCCGATCTTCATCAAGTTCGGGCAGATTCTCTCGACCCGCCGCGACCTGCTGCCGGAAGACATCGCCGATGAGCTGATGCTGCTGCAGGACCGCGTGCCGCCGTTCGATTCGCAGCTGTCGATCAAGCTGATCGAGGAGCAACTGGGCAAGAAGATCAGCGAAGTGTTCAGCCGTTTCGACGTCGAACCGCTGGCCTCGGCCTCGGTGGCGCAAGTGCATGCTGCGCAGCTGAAGACCGGCGAAGAAGTGGTGGTCAAGGTGATCCGTCCGGGCCTGAAACCGGTGATCGCCCAGGATCTGGCGTGGCTGTTCATCCTCGCCCGCGCCGCCGAGAAAGTCTCCGCCGACGCCCGCCTGCTACACCCGGTGGACGTGGTGCAGGACTACGAAAAAACCATCTACGACGAACTCGACCTGCTGCGCGAGGCGGCCAACGCCAGCCAGTTGAAGCGCAACTTCGAAGGCTCGCCTCTGCTCTACGTGCCGCAAGTCTATTGGGACTGGTGCCGGCCGAAAGTGCTGGTGATGGAGCGCATCTACGGGATTCAGGTGACGGATCTGGCGACCCTCGCCGACCAGCGCACCGACATGAAAATGCTCGCCGAGCGCGGCGTGGAGATCTTCTTCACCCAGGTGTTCCGCGACAGTTTCTTCCACGCCGACATGCACCCGGGCAACATCTTCGTCAGCACCGTCAATCCGTGGAGCCCGCAGTACATTGCGATCGACTGCGGCATCGTCGGCAGTCTGACCCCGGAAGACCAGGACTATCTGGCGCGTAACCTGTTCGCCTTCTTCAAGCGCGACTACCGCCGCGTGGCGCAATTGCACATCGATTCGGGCTGGGTACCGGCGGAAACCAAGCTCAACGAATTCGAAGCGGCGATCCGTACCGTGTGCGAGCCGATCTTCGAAAAACCGTTAAAAGATATTTCATTTGGCCAGGTGCTGATGCGCCTGTTCCAGACCGCGCGCCGCTTCAATATGGAAGTCCAGCCGCAACTGGTGCTGCTGCAAAAGACCCTGCTGAACATCGAAGGTCTGGGTCGTCAGCTGTACCCGGATCTGGATCTGTGGAACACCGCGCAGCCTTTCCTCGAGCGCTGGATGCGCGAGCGCGTCAGCCCCAAAGCCTTGATCGGCAACGTGCAGAGCCAGTTCGAACAACTGCCGCACCTGGCCAACATGGCCCGCGATCTGCTCGAACGCATGTCGCAACCGCACGCCTACGACCCGCCACCACCGTGGCACAAACGCAAGGACGACTGGTTCCTGCGCCTGCTCGGTTGCGCACATCTGGCCGGCGGGACGATCCTCGCCGCCGGTGGCCCGCTGCACGAACTGGGGCATTGGCCAGCGGGCATCATGGTGGCCGTCGGCTTGTATCTGGTCGTTCGCCGATAG
- a CDS encoding DUF971 domain-containing protein, with the protein MTTIPTDIKLHKASKTLTLKYASGEEYTLPAEFLRVHSPSAEVQGHGKPILQFGKLNVGLTALEPAGHYALKLTFDDGHDSGLFTWEYLYELGRRHDALWADYLAELKAAGKTRDPDQSIVKLML; encoded by the coding sequence ATGACCACTATTCCCACCGACATCAAACTGCACAAAGCCTCGAAAACCCTGACGCTCAAATACGCGTCCGGCGAGGAGTACACCCTGCCCGCAGAATTCCTGCGCGTGCATTCCCCCTCCGCCGAGGTCCAGGGCCACGGCAAACCGATCCTGCAATTCGGCAAGCTCAATGTCGGACTGACCGCACTGGAACCGGCCGGTCACTACGCACTGAAACTGACCTTCGACGACGGTCACGACAGTGGCCTGTTCACCTGGGAATACCTCTACGAGCTGGGGCGACGTCATGACGCACTCTGGGCCGATTATCTGGCCGAGCTAAAAGCCGCCGGGAAAACCCGCGATCCGGACCAGTCGATCGTCAAGCTGATGCTCTAG
- the ubiE gene encoding bifunctional demethylmenaquinone methyltransferase/2-methoxy-6-polyprenyl-1,4-benzoquinol methylase UbiE codes for MTDQRKGSDAEPTTHFGFKNVPESQKAEKVAEVFHSVAAKYDLMNDLLSGGMHRLWKRFAIELSGVRAGNRVLDIAGGTGDLTKKFSHLVGPTGQVVLADINESMLKVGRDRLLDLGVSGNVEFVQADAEKLPFPDNHFDCVTIAFGLRNVTHKEDALRSMLRVLKPGGRLLVLEFSKPTNALMSKAYDAYSFAFMPLMGKLITNDSESYRYLAESIRMHPNQETLKSMMVDAGFDRVTYHNMTAGIVALHRGIKP; via the coding sequence ATGACTGATCAGCGCAAAGGCAGCGATGCCGAACCCACCACACACTTCGGCTTCAAAAACGTTCCGGAAAGCCAGAAAGCGGAAAAAGTCGCTGAGGTATTCCACTCCGTAGCCGCCAAGTACGACCTGATGAACGACCTTCTGTCGGGCGGCATGCACCGTCTGTGGAAGCGTTTCGCGATCGAACTGTCCGGTGTGCGTGCAGGCAACCGCGTGCTCGATATCGCCGGCGGCACTGGCGACCTGACCAAAAAGTTCTCGCATCTGGTCGGCCCTACCGGCCAGGTGGTATTGGCCGACATCAACGAATCCATGCTCAAGGTCGGGCGTGACCGCCTGCTGGATCTGGGTGTGTCGGGCAACGTCGAATTCGTTCAGGCGGACGCCGAAAAGCTGCCGTTCCCGGACAATCACTTCGACTGCGTGACCATCGCTTTCGGCCTGCGCAACGTGACGCACAAGGAAGACGCCCTGCGCTCGATGCTGCGTGTGCTCAAGCCCGGTGGCCGTCTGCTGGTGCTGGAGTTCTCCAAGCCGACCAACGCACTGATGTCCAAGGCTTACGACGCTTACTCGTTCGCCTTCATGCCGCTGATGGGCAAGCTGATCACCAACGACTCGGAAAGCTATCGCTACCTGGCCGAATCGATCCGCATGCACCCGAATCAGGAAACCCTGAAGTCGATGATGGTCGACGCCGGTTTCGACCGCGTGACCTATCACAACATGACCGCAGGCATCGTCGCCCTGCACCGCGGCATCAAGCCCTGA
- the phaC gene encoding class II poly(R)-hydroxyalkanoic acid synthase, with protein MRDKPATGVVPSPAVFINAQSAMTGLRGRDLLSTLRSVAAHGLRNPLHSAKHALKLGGQLGRVLLGETLHPTNPQDARFADPAWSLNPFYRRSLQAYLAWQKQVKSWIDESSMSEDDRARAHFAFTLLNDAVAPSNTLLNPLAVKELFNSGGQSLVRGLSHLFDDLLHNDGLPRQVTKQAFEVGKTVATTTGAVVFRNEMLELIQYKPMSEKQYAKPLLVVPPQINKYYIFDLSPHNSFVQYALKNGLQTFMISWRNPDVRHREWGLSTYVEAVEEAMNICRAITGAREVNLMGACAGGLTIAALQGHLQAKRQLRRISSATYLVSLLDSEIETPTTLFADEQTIEAAKRRSYQRGVLDGRDMAKVFAWMRPNDLIWSYFVNNYLLGKEPPAFDILYWNNDNTRLPAAFHGDLLDFFKHNPLTHPGGLEVCGTPIDLQKVTVDSFSVAGMNDHITPWDAVYRSTLLLGGERRFVLSNSGHVQSILNPPSNPKANYVENGKLSSDPRAWYYDAKRVDGSWWPQWLEWIQQRSGTQHETTFTLGNPNYPPMEAAPGTYVHVR; from the coding sequence ATGCGCGACAAACCTGCGACGGGCGTCGTGCCCAGTCCCGCCGTGTTCATCAATGCACAGAGTGCAATGACCGGCCTGCGTGGCCGCGACTTGCTCTCCACGTTGCGCAGTGTCGCCGCCCACGGTCTGCGCAACCCGCTCCACAGCGCGAAACACGCCTTGAAACTCGGCGGCCAGCTCGGCCGCGTGCTGCTCGGTGAAACCCTGCACCCAACCAACCCGCAGGACGCGCGGTTTGCCGACCCGGCATGGAGCCTCAATCCGTTCTACCGGCGCAGCCTGCAGGCGTATCTGGCCTGGCAGAAACAGGTCAAGAGCTGGATCGATGAAAGCAGCATGAGCGAGGACGACCGCGCCCGCGCGCACTTCGCGTTCACCCTGCTCAACGATGCCGTGGCGCCCTCCAATACCCTGCTCAATCCACTGGCGGTGAAGGAGCTGTTCAATTCCGGCGGCCAGAGTCTGGTGCGCGGCCTGAGCCATCTGTTCGATGATCTGCTGCACAACGATGGCCTGCCGCGTCAGGTTACCAAGCAGGCGTTCGAAGTCGGCAAGACCGTTGCCACCACCACCGGCGCCGTGGTGTTTCGCAACGAGATGCTCGAGCTGATCCAGTACAAGCCGATGAGCGAAAAGCAGTACGCCAAGCCGCTGCTGGTGGTGCCGCCGCAAATCAACAAGTACTACATTTTCGACCTCAGCCCGCACAACAGCTTCGTCCAGTACGCGCTGAAAAACGGCCTGCAGACCTTCATGATCAGTTGGCGCAACCCGGACGTGCGTCACCGCGAATGGGGCCTGTCGACCTACGTCGAGGCGGTGGAAGAAGCGATGAACATCTGCCGGGCGATCACCGGCGCGCGCGAGGTCAACTTGATGGGCGCCTGCGCCGGCGGCCTGACCATCGCCGCGCTGCAGGGTCATCTGCAGGCCAAACGGCAACTGCGGCGGATCTCCAGTGCGACCTATCTGGTCAGCCTGCTCGACAGCGAGATCGAAACCCCGACCACGCTGTTCGCCGACGAACAAACCATCGAAGCGGCCAAACGCCGTTCCTACCAGAGAGGCGTGCTCGACGGTCGCGACATGGCCAAGGTGTTCGCCTGGATGCGGCCCAACGATTTGATCTGGAGCTACTTCGTCAATAACTACCTGCTCGGCAAGGAGCCGCCGGCCTTCGACATCCTCTACTGGAACAACGACAACACCCGCCTGCCCGCCGCCTTCCACGGCGACCTGCTGGACTTCTTCAAGCACAACCCGCTGACCCACCCGGGCGGGCTGGAAGTCTGCGGCACGCCGATCGATCTGCAGAAAGTCACCGTCGACAGCTTCAGCGTGGCTGGCATGAACGACCACATCACGCCGTGGGACGCGGTGTACCGCTCGACCCTGCTGCTCGGTGGCGAGCGGCGCTTTGTACTGTCCAACAGCGGGCACGTGCAGAGCATCCTCAACCCGCCGAGCAACCCGAAAGCCAATTACGTCGAGAACGGCAAGCTCAGCAGCGATCCACGCGCCTGGTACTACGACGCCAAACGCGTCGACGGCAGTTGGTGGCCGCAGTGGCTGGAGTGGATACAGCAGCGCTCCGGCACGCAGCACGAAACCACGTTTACCCTCGGCAACCCGAACTATCCACCGATGGAGGCAGCACCCGGCACCTACGTGCATGTGCGCTAA
- the phaZ gene encoding poly(3-hydroxyalkanoate) depolymerase codes for MPQPFIFRTVDLDGQTIRTAVRPGKPHLTPLLIFNGIGANLELVFPFVAALDPDLEVIAFDVPGVGGSSTPSRPYRFPGLAKLTSRMLDYLDYGQVNVIGVSWGGALAQQFAHDYPERCKKLVLAATAAGAFMVPGKPKVLWMMASPRRYIQPSHVIRIAPLIYGGSFRRDPTLAASHAAKVRSAGKLGYYWQLFAGLGWTSIHWLHKIHQPTLVLAGDDDPLIPLINMRMLAWRIPNAQLHIIDDGHLFLITRAEAVAPIIMKFLEEERQRAVMHPHPTPLGG; via the coding sequence ATGCCGCAACCGTTCATTTTCCGTACCGTCGATCTGGATGGGCAGACCATTCGCACCGCGGTACGCCCCGGCAAGCCTCATTTGACGCCCTTGCTGATTTTCAATGGCATCGGCGCCAACCTGGAGCTGGTGTTTCCGTTTGTCGCGGCGCTGGACCCGGATCTGGAAGTGATCGCCTTCGACGTGCCCGGTGTCGGCGGCTCGTCGACGCCGAGCCGGCCGTATCGCTTTCCCGGATTGGCGAAGCTGACCTCGCGGATGCTCGACTACCTCGACTACGGTCAGGTCAATGTGATCGGCGTGTCGTGGGGCGGCGCGCTGGCGCAGCAGTTTGCCCATGACTACCCCGAGCGCTGCAAGAAACTGGTGCTGGCAGCGACGGCGGCCGGGGCTTTCATGGTGCCGGGAAAACCGAAAGTGCTGTGGATGATGGCCAGTCCCCGGCGCTACATTCAGCCATCGCACGTGATCCGCATTGCGCCATTGATCTACGGCGGCTCGTTCCGTCGCGACCCGACGCTGGCTGCCAGCCATGCGGCGAAAGTGCGTTCGGCGGGCAAGCTCGGTTACTACTGGCAACTGTTCGCCGGCCTGGGCTGGACCAGCATTCACTGGCTGCACAAGATCCATCAGCCGACGCTGGTGCTGGCCGGCGACGACGATCCGCTGATCCCGCTGATCAACATGCGCATGCTCGCCTGGCGGATTCCCAATGCTCAGCTGCACATCATCGACGACGGTCATTTGTTCCTGATCACCCGCGCCGAAGCCGTGGCGCCGATCATCATGAAATTCCTTGAGGAGGAGCGGCAGCGCGCCGTGATGCACCCGCATCCGACGCCGCTGGGCGGATAA